The genomic stretch GCTGCTATGGCTGGTATGGGTGGCATGGGCGGAATGGGTGGAATGGGCGGCATGATGTAGTCCATTTTCCAATAGAAATATCCATACCCTAGACAGGTATGGACAAGATTAGAGGCTTCTTATGAGTTCGCTGAACTTGTGGGAGGCCTCTTTTTAATAGTTTTGATGGTATCCACGTAAACAAGTCTTATAGTTTTGCGTCCCAAAAAGTGCACTTTTAAGGTTTATATATCATGTGAAAACCCTATAGATAAACCTAATTAAAGCTGCAATAAATCGCATGATTGCTGGCAGAGGAGAAGCTACCAAAGTGTTGCAATACAAGTTGTTTCACCTCCTCGAATCAATAAGGATAATGCCTAATATAGAGTATTCAAACATGTCCAAGAATGTGATAGCCTATTTCACCATATATCGAATTTCCTTTAAGAGAATAAAATATATAATTTTGTACATTAATAGCTATGGAAAGCTATTTCAAGGAGGAATACTCATGACTGTAATGGACAAAGTTCAATCCGCTGCTCGTGCTACCGTACAAGGCATGATAGATCGAGAACCAGTTAACTATCTTGAGGGTGGAGCAATTTACGGAATAATCTCCCAAGGGCGACATAATCTATGTACCCTGGAGATTATGTATAACCACGCCCAAGATTCTGAACTGAAAGAACGCATTGTAGAAGCTATGGAAAAACTTACTAGACCCTTAATCGAAGAGTGCGAAGGACTCTTGAAAGAATGCAATGCGGAGGTGCCTCAATTCCACTTCACCAATCACCAATTACAAAAGGGAAATCTGAATATTCCTGAGGATGCTCGAATGAACGATATGGAAATTGCGGCCGCAGTCGGGACAATGGCCAAAGCGGCTCAGGTCAATATCCTAGCAGCTCTACAGAATTCCTATCAATTGCATATCGGAATGATGTTTCGCAGATTCCTGGATGAAAGCTTAGATTGGAACTATCGTCTCTTGCAATTGATGATTAATCGAGGTTGGTTACCTCATGTTGCAAAAATAACGCATTGAAATAATTAAGTAATGGCACAAAGGGAATTTGCACACGTTGCCAATTCCGATGATAGGTTGACTTATGATGAATCAATTAGTTGCTTAAAATAAAAGCAGGAGGGTTATGACATCTGCAAACCCTCCTGCTTTTACGTTTCTATTTTGCTACCCCCAAGACCTCATTAATAAATGATTGAGCAGATTTATGGATACTTTTTACGGATTTAACGAACTTATCCGCGGACTTATACTATTAAAGAGTAAAAATTTCCATGGAATAGGGCAACCTGGAACCACATAAAGTGTGATAAGAACTCCGCCAGGGGGGCCAGCATATGAAGAAAAGAGGAATACTGTTACTCATCTTAATCAGCACCGTGTTCATCGGGGGTATCGTGGGGAAACTTTTATGGAAACCCGACCCAATAGAATTGCTAACACACGGCCTAGAAGAATTGACTCAGGCGACCTCTTTTCGCTACGCGATGATCCAACATCAAATGGTAGAAGGAAAAGATCGCATACTCAATGAAATCATAGGAGAAAAGGACGGTGAGAACACTCGAATCTCAGGGGAGATCGTGGGCACAGATGTGGAGATGATACTAACGACTGAAGGGCTCTATATGAAGGACCCCTTTACGAAACGGTGGATTCGTTATCCAAGTGTCCCGGCTGCCCATGAAGTCTTTCTGGCGGAGCTCAATCCATTAGCATCGTTGCAATTTAAGGAGTACGGTGAGGTGGTGCTGCAGGGCCAAGAAAAACTCGACGATCTCAAGACTTGGGTGATCAAATTCAACCCCACAGTTCAGAATCAAGCGATGGAGAATGGATGGACTGACTTTTCCTATATTGTGTTTATAGGTAAAAGAGATCAACTGATTCACCGGGTAGTCATTGAAGCGAAAAGCAAAACCGATAGTCAGATGATGTCCTTAACAATGAATTTTAAAGATTACGGCGAAAAGATCAATATCTCCGTACCCATTCAGTAATGTATCGTTTCGAAGTACAATAGATTATTACCAAGAGGCTTTCAGAACTTCTGAGGAGCCTCTTGCGTTTTCTTCCGAATTTTAGGCCTTGATGAATGGAAAACGTTCGATTTTTGTTTGACTACTTTAGCAATACTCTGATATAATTTTATGTCTAGAATGTTTTTTATCTGTGGAGGTGTTTATAGGGTGGAAGAGAAAATAGGCAAAATTTTATTATGCCGTGAGGAGATTCAAAAACGTGTTGCTGAGCTGGGTGAAGAAATTACCCGTGACTATAAAGGAAAGAATTTGCTAGTTGTAGCGATTCTTAAAGGGGCAGTCCCCTTCATGGCAGATCTAATTCGAGAAATCAAAACTCCTTTGAAGTATGATTTTATGGCTGTTTCCAGTTATGGAGCTTCGACTCATTCTTCTGGTGTAGTGAGAATCATGAAGGATTTGGAGCGGAGTGTCGAGGATGTACATATTTTAATCGTCGAAGATATTATCGACACGGGGCTAACCTTAAAATATTTGAAGGAAAACTTAGTGGCAAGGAATCCTCTTAGTATAAAGGTTGCTACTTTACTGGACAAGCCTGACCGACGTAAGGCAGATGTTGTGCCGGAGTATAATGGCTTTACAATACCCGATGAATTTGTAGTTGGTTATGGTCTCGATTTTGATGAACAGTATCGTAATTTGCCTTATGTGGGGATACTAAAACCGGAAGCCTATTTATCTGAAGGTTAAAAAAGAGGTTGATGTGGGAGGCAGGCAAAAGGATGGCTCAAGAGCTCGTATTGGTACTTGATTTTGGTGGTCAATATAATCAACTCATTGCACGACGTGTCCGGGAAGCCCATGTGTACTCAGAAATGATTTCATATAAAACTCCCGTAGAAGAGATTAAGGCGAGGAACCCGAAAGGCATTATTTTTTCTGGAGGACCGGCTAGTGTCAATCAAGAAGGCGCTCCTGTAGTGGATAAGGCCATTTACCAATTGGGAATTCCGATCTTCGGGATTTGTTATGGTATGCAGCTCATGACCGCACAACTGGGGGGTAAGGTTATCCATCCTGAAGCCAGTGAATATGGCAAAGCGCTACTTTATGTAGATCAAGCCAGCGGTTTGTGGGAAGGTTTAGAGGGAGAGCGGCAATGCTGGATGAGCCATGGAGATTCGGTAGCAGAGCTGCCGGAAGGCTTTGCAATAGCTGCCCATACCCATCATACCCCAGTCGCTGCAATGATGGATGAGAAACGCCACTTCTATGGAGTTCAGTTTCATCCTGAAGTCAAGCATACTCCTGATGGGCAAACCATGTTAAAGCACTTCTTATTTGATATCTGTGGATGCCATGGAGATTGGACCATGGAATCCTTTATTGATGCTCAAGTCAAAGCAATCCGGGAGAAGGTGGGAGAGCGTCAGGTGCTCTGCGCCCTGAGCGGCGGAGTGGACTCTTCCGTGGCTGCCGTCCTTGTTCATAAGGCCATCGGAGACCAACTGACTTGTGTCTTCGTCGATCATGGGTTCATGCGCAAGAATGAGCCTGAACAGGTTAAGAAAATATTCGCTGAGCAATTCCATCTCAACCTGATTTGCGTAGACGCCAAGGAACGTTTTATGGCTAAGGTTGGCGGAGTTTCTGATCCGGAAACCAAGCGGATTGGCATCGGCAATGAATTTATTCGCCTGTTTGAAGATGAAGCTCGCAAGATAGGTGAGATTGATTTCTTAGTACAAGGCACACTTTATCCGGATATCGTGGAGAGTGGAACCGATACGGCGGAGACCATTAAAAGTCACCACAATGTGGGCGGACTTCCCGAAGATATGCAGTTTCAGCTGATCGAACCTTTGAACATGCTCTTTAAGGATGAAGTTCGAGAAGTAGGAGCTGAACTAGGAATTCCTGATGAAATCGTTTGGCGGCAGCCCTTCCCGGGACCGGGGTTGGCAATCCGGATTCTTGGCGAAATCACGGTGGAAAAGTTAGATATTCTCCGAGAAGCGGATGCCATTATCGTCGAAGAGATTCGCAACGCAGGACTTTATAAAGAGGTTTGGCAATCCTTTGCTGTACTTCCTACTATTAAAAGCGTCGGCGTAATGGGAGATGGACGGACCTATGAGTATCCTATCGTCGTCCGTGCGGTGTCCAGTGAGGATGCCATGACTGCCGACTGGGCAAGACTGCCTTATGACCTCCTAGAGAAAATATCTACGCGCATCGTCAACGAAGTGAAGGGTGTCAACCGGATAGTGTATGACATAACCTCCAAGCCCCCTGGCACGATTGAGTGGGAATGATTTGTAGGACAGTAAAAAGCTAGTAACTATGCGGTTTTTCGGACTTTCAAACGCTCCCGTGGCAACGTTTTGGCAACACTAATTGTATTATTCATATGAAAAGAGCTAACTGATTTTGAGTGTCAGTTAGCTCTTTTGCACATTATTTTTTAGTTTTATCTGTCTCGGTTACGACTTTGTACTGTCTAACAATTTTAGCCTCCTCATAGAAGTTTCTTTCATAGAGAGTGGACTTTCCAATCGGACATATTAAACCCTTCGATTGGCAGTATTTTTTCATTGCATCGACAAACCACTCATCAGCTCTGGGATCAAAAGTAATTGATTTAATAAATGTATTTGGATTTATGTTAAATCCTACAACAGGAATATCCCACCAGTTTTCTATATCTCTATATCCTTGTAAACATACTAAAAGTCTAACTTCGTTTTCATGTTTAAAGGCTTCTCTTTTTAGTGCCATCTCGCCGGCATAATGATAGGATTTATTATTTGCTATTTCATAACGTTTTTCTATATAGTTGCTTTTATTAAAGTAAATCACTTTTGCAAGAACGGCTCTTTTTAAATTATCAATTTCAAAAAAGCTATCAACATCTGTTTCAATCATTATCCCTTGGCGATTTGACGAGTATATACGCCACATTGCATCTGAATCTTTTTCATAAGTCCAGCATTGACCAACAGTAGATGTAACAATTAAAGATTCAGCGTATCTTTCGGAACCATCATCCATAATAATGGGCAATTGATCGTCGGGTGCTTCCCATGTATCGTCCCATGACTTAACTTTCCTTAAAAAAAGTTTTTGATTTTCAATTAAGGAAATGAATTGTGCTAACGATATGTATCGATAGAGATGATCATCTTTATTAATATTATCAGTTACCGAGAGCGATTCGTATTTATTCATTTTTTATCGCTTCCCTTTTTGTATTTCTTGAAGATTTGCTTTGTCCAGCTTCTATTTTTGGATAGTTATAACGCCAATCATCGTATTCATCCTTGGTAATCTCACCGCGTTTGAACTTATCATACTCTTTTTGCCATGTGCTGAACATATCAAACATAGTTGAAAAAGACGGACTATTATATTTATCAAGTGTAATGCAAAGCTCTCCATCTAGATTTTTTATTCTCAATCCGTAAAGGTCTTCCAGTGCAAACAGCGTGTGCATGACACAAATATAAGAATCAATATCCGGTACTGTTAAGGCCTCTGGGCTGATACCCAGAGCAACTGCCAGTGAATTGATCATGCTGTCCTTCGGTGTTCTGGTCCCCGATTCATATTGTGCCACACGAACATCAGCAGTTCTTTCATCAAAACCGGCAGCCAAGCCGAGATATTTTTGCGTCATGCCCCGCAAGTTGCGGATAAACCGGATTCTTTCACCAATAGCCATATTACTATCTCCAATCACATGTAAATGAGTTCTTTGTAAGTATAATAACATATTTGTTTAAGAATACACAAGAGAATATAAACAAAAAAGTTTAGTTATTATCTTGTAAACCTCTTGACACAAACAAATATGTTTAGTATTATCAAAATAAAGTTAAACAAATTTGTTTAATAATAAAATTGAATGACTATCCAAGCAGCTATCTTTTGAAAAAGTGGGGCATGACTTTTCATAATGCAAATGGGCTTGCTAATGGAGAAAGCAACACAGAGCTGATTAAGGTTGCCTGTCAGGAAACTGTATAGGAGAGAATGGCAAACAGTAAAAGGAGGGGAAAAATGAGTAACTCTTTCTTGCGCGTTGATGAGGTGGCGGCAGAATTAGGTGTATCAAAATCATATGCCTACAAAGTTGTTCAAAGACTCAACAAGCAGCTTAAAGACATGGGCTACCTGACCATAGCGGGCAGGGTCAACAAGAAGTATTTCGAAAAAATGGTTTGCTACGGCGAACCTGTTAATCTGGAAAGGAAGGGATCGAATGGCGGCATATAAGGAATCGAACACCAATACTTGGCGCGCTGTCTACCGCTATACCGACTGGAAAGGCAATCGCAAGCAAACGCAAAAGCGTGGCTTTGCCACGAAGCGTGAAGCCCTCGCATGGGAACGTGAACAGCTTCAAAAGGCAACAGCTGATTTGGATATGACATTTGAGAGCTTTATTGAAACCTATACCGCCGATATGCGCAGCCGCATCAAGGAAAACACATGGGAAACCAAAGAGCATATTATCCGCACGAAGCTGCTACCCTACTTCGGGAAGCGAAAAATGTGTGAGATTCAGCCTAAGGAGATCATTGCCTGGCAAAATGAGATGATTAACTGTAAGTATGAGCATGGGAAGGCGTACTCTCCGGTATATCTGAAAACGCTGCATAACCAGCTCAGTTGCATCTTTAATCATGCAGTCAAGTATTATGGCCTGTCACAAAACCCGGCAGCTAAAGTCGGAAATATGGGCAAAGCTAAGAACAAGGAAATGCAATTCTGGACAAAAGATGAGTACTTAAAATTTGCCGATGCCATGATGGACAAGCCTATATCCTTCTATGCTTTTGAAATGCTCTACTGGTGTGGAATTCGTGAAGGTGAACTGCTTGCATTGACACCCGCCGATTTCGATTTTGAGAAAGGCACTGTCACAATCAGTAAATCATATCAGCGGCTAAAGGGGCGCGATGTAATTACTGATCCGAAGACAGAAAAAAGCAACCGCACGATAAAAATGCCGCAGTTCCTATGTGGGGAGATGCAAGATTATATCAATTCACTGTACGATGTGGAGCCAAATGATCGCATCTTCCAGATCACAAAGTATTATCTTCATCACGAGATGGATAGAGGTGCAAAGGTGGTCAACGTCAAGCGCATCAGAATTCACGACATTCGGCACAGCGCGATTTCACTATTGATAGATATGGGATTTTCGGCCATTGCAATCGCTGACCGTGTCGGTCATGAAAGTATCGACATTACTTACAATTATGCGCATCTATTCCCGTCAAGACAGACGGAGATGGCGAACAGGCTGGACTTTGAGCGTACAGAGAAAGGAGATTAACCATGTCATTAAAAAACAAAGACAATCATAATCGCTGGAGGAACAAAACCGTTGCATTCCGTGTTTCGCCGGAAGAAGATGAGCAAATCGAGATTGCCGTCAAGCTCACCGGCTTGACCAAGCAGGATTACATCACCCGGCGACTGCTCTGCAAGGATGTTGTAGTGCAAGGTAATCCGAGAGTATATAAGGCGCTTCGTAACCAGCTCTCCGCCGTGCTGGATGAACTGCAGCGCATTGAAGCAGGTGCCGGTATGAACGATGAACTGCTCGACACAATATGCTGGATTGCCACCATTATGGACGGAATGAAGGAGGAAACGCATGGCGACTAAAAAAGAAAAACCGGCTGTCCCGGTTCCGTCTGCGCCAACAGACGGGGAAAAGCCGCTTTCAAAAAACTCTGAGAAAAGTATAACAGAAGAAAATTTTAAAAACAATCCTCCAGAGAAAAATTACGAAGAGATGCTGCGGATGATGCAGCAAATGAACGACCCGGCTTATCTTCATACAGTGTCCATGAATGAACTCTATGAAAATATCTACCAGAGCAGACCACCTATTATAGGCGGTCTGCTCTACTCCGGCGCCTACATTCTGGCGGGTGCTCCAAAGGTCGGAAAGTCATTTCTTGTGGCACAGCTCGCTTATCACATCAGCACGGGACAAGCGCTCTGGAATTTTGAGGTGCACACGGGCACCGTACTATATCTTGCCCTTGAAGATGATTACCAGCGTTTGCAGGAGCGTATGTTCCGTATGTTCGGAGTGGAGGGGACAGATAATCTTTACTTTGCCGTCTATGCTAAACAGATCGGAAACGGTCTTGATGAGCAGCTTGAGAAATTTATGCGGGAACACCCGGACACAAAGCTTATTATTATCGACACTTTGCAAAAAATACGCGAGATCGGCGGCGAGGTATATAGCTACGCAAATGATTATGACATTGTTGGTCAAATGAAGAAATTTGCGGACAGGCATTGTATCTGTCTGTTGCTGGTGCATCACACCAGAAAGCAGCCTGCCGGTGACAATTTTGAAAGGATATCCGGTACGACCGGACTTCTCGGTTGCGCGGACGGCGCATTCCTTCTGCAAAAGGAAAATCGCACAGACCTCAATGCGACACTGGATATTGTGGGCCGTGATCAACCGGATCAGCGGCTTTACCTCCAGAGAGATAAAGAACGGCTTATCTGGATGCTAGACCATGCAGAAACTGAGATGTTGAAAGAGCCGCCGGATAGGATTCTGGACTCTCTTTCCCGGCTGGTAACAGCAGAAAAACCGGAATGGTTTGGCAGTCCTACGGAGCTTGTAGCTGCACTCAACCTGGATATAAAACCCAACGTACTTACACTGCGGTTAAACGTAAAGGCTGGGCGGCTCATGCAGGAATATGATATCCGTTATGAGAGTAGCCGAACCCACTCAGGGAGATTTATCAGACTAATGCTTATTTCACCAGAAGCGTGTCGGTCGTGACGATGTTTCCGGGAGTGGCCCTGGTGTTAAAAATACCGTCACCATCGACACGATCGTCATGGGAGCCCATGCGTATCTTCGTCCTCACGGAGTAATCTGTAGATTTCTACGAGGACGTGCAGAGAAAATTATCACGGTTTTTCTCTTCCTCGGACAGCGGAGTGTTTCGAAAAACAGGTTGCTGTCCGTTTTGGTTTGCAAAGTGGAGTGCACTTGCTAACCACGGCAGAGGCTTCCGCAGAAGCCGCAAGCTTACCCCCTGCCCACAGGCAGCCCACGGCACTTTGCAGCCTGCAGGGATGAAAGTGTCATAGTGGGTTATTACACTTTGAAAAAGTGCATTCCCCGGTGGCTTACTGTGTATTTATAAACTCAAAAATGGAGGTGCAACGTCTATGGCAAGAAACGATGGTGTTGACCGAATCAGTGCAAGAAATGTCAACCTGTCAAATGCAAAAATCGGCAACACACAAAGACATAATGAACGCGAAAAAGAATCCTATATAAATCCGGATATCGTGCCTGAGCGCTGCGATTTCAATATTCATTTCAAATCGCCGACGAACAATTATGAAAAGATGTTCACTCAAATGGAAGCTGACAAAGTGATATCTACCCGAGGCCTGAAAGATGAAGCCAACCTTTACGGCGAGCTGATCTTTGATGTAAACTCAGCATACTTCCACAATCACGGCGGCTATGAATTTGCCAAGCAGTTTTATGCGGACGCATATAAAGCAGCCGTCGAGATCGTTGGTGGTGCGCAGTATATTCTTTCGGCAGTTATGCACGCCGATGAACGCAACAGAGCCATGTCCGAAGCATTGAAGCAGGAAGTTTTCCACTATCATATGCATGTAGTATATATCCCCGTTGTGGAGAAAGAAGTACTTTGGTCGAAGCGATGCAAAGACCCTTCCCTGGTCGGCACGGTTAAGGAAACTGTTATGCAGGTGAGCAGCAGCAAAAAGTGGCTGTCTCAGCCTGCACTTGACGACGACGGTAGCCCCATTTTACAAAAGAACGGCAAGCCGGTGCTGCGAAAATCCTATAGTGTTCTTCAAGATGATGTTTTTAATTTTATGCGAGCAGCCGGGTATAACGATGTGGAGCGCGGTGAGCGCGGGAGCTCTGAGGAGCACCTGACCGTTACGCAGTTCAAGGTCGAGCAGGAAAAGCACCGGCTTGAAGAGTTGGATGCAGCCAAAACCGAGGTGCAGGCTGAAATTGTGCATCTTCAGGAAGAAAAAGCTGATGCTCAAAATGAAGCGAAGGAGGCAAAAGACCGGCTGAATGATCTTGCTCCGAAAGTCGAAAAGATGGAGATGCTTGCCGCAAAATATTCCGATGATCCGGAAAAATTGCTTCCGGAAGCTGGGGCGCTGGAAAGCGCCAGAAACTACCGAGAGAAAAAAGTTAAACCACTTCTGGCGGGAATCGTGAAAGTCCTGCGCTCGGTGTATAACGCATACCTTGACCTTGTCAGCAAATTTGATAGACTTCAATCTTCATATGAACGGGAAATAAGAAAGAATAATACACTTTCTGATAGGTTGGAAGACGTCTTTTCTGAAAATAAAGAGTTAAGGAATGTGGCAGAAAATTATGAGCGCGTCTGTCGCGCTTATGGCCCCGAGCGTGTAGCGGAAACTATCGAAGCGGTCAGAAAGCAGGAAAGGGTTGAAAAAGAGCAAAAACGTATTTCCAGACAAATGCATGACCGGGTTTTACGATGATTTCCCCTATAACAAATAACCTCAAGAGGCGTCCAGGACATTGAAAGAATATGGAATAAAATCATGGAGGTAATACAATGAAAAACATTATATCCTGCGAATTTAATATGGATA from Desulfitobacterium dichloroeliminans LMG P-21439 encodes the following:
- a CDS encoding plasmid recombination protein — encoded protein: MARNDGVDRISARNVNLSNAKIGNTQRHNEREKESYINPDIVPERCDFNIHFKSPTNNYEKMFTQMEADKVISTRGLKDEANLYGELIFDVNSAYFHNHGGYEFAKQFYADAYKAAVEIVGGAQYILSAVMHADERNRAMSEALKQEVFHYHMHVVYIPVVEKEVLWSKRCKDPSLVGTVKETVMQVSSSKKWLSQPALDDDGSPILQKNGKPVLRKSYSVLQDDVFNFMRAAGYNDVERGERGSSEEHLTVTQFKVEQEKHRLEELDAAKTEVQAEIVHLQEEKADAQNEAKEAKDRLNDLAPKVEKMEMLAAKYSDDPEKLLPEAGALESARNYREKKVKPLLAGIVKVLRSVYNAYLDLVSKFDRLQSSYEREIRKNNTLSDRLEDVFSENKELRNVAENYERVCRAYGPERVAETIEAVRKQERVEKEQKRISRQMHDRVLR
- a CDS encoding helix-turn-helix domain-containing protein, translated to MSNSFLRVDEVAAELGVSKSYAYKVVQRLNKQLKDMGYLTIAGRVNKKYFEKMVCYGEPVNLERKGSNGGI
- a CDS encoding site-specific integrase; this encodes MAAYKESNTNTWRAVYRYTDWKGNRKQTQKRGFATKREALAWEREQLQKATADLDMTFESFIETYTADMRSRIKENTWETKEHIIRTKLLPYFGKRKMCEIQPKEIIAWQNEMINCKYEHGKAYSPVYLKTLHNQLSCIFNHAVKYYGLSQNPAAKVGNMGKAKNKEMQFWTKDEYLKFADAMMDKPISFYAFEMLYWCGIREGELLALTPADFDFEKGTVTISKSYQRLKGRDVITDPKTEKSNRTIKMPQFLCGEMQDYINSLYDVEPNDRIFQITKYYLHHEMDRGAKVVNVKRIRIHDIRHSAISLLIDMGFSAIAIADRVGHESIDITYNYAHLFPSRQTEMANRLDFERTEKGD
- a CDS encoding DUF3231 family protein encodes the protein MTVMDKVQSAARATVQGMIDREPVNYLEGGAIYGIISQGRHNLCTLEIMYNHAQDSELKERIVEAMEKLTRPLIEECEGLLKECNAEVPQFHFTNHQLQKGNLNIPEDARMNDMEIAAAVGTMAKAAQVNILAALQNSYQLHIGMMFRRFLDESLDWNYRLLQLMINRGWLPHVAKITH
- a CDS encoding helix-turn-helix domain-containing protein, translating into MAIGERIRFIRNLRGMTQKYLGLAAGFDERTADVRVAQYESGTRTPKDSMINSLAVALGISPEALTVPDIDSYICVMHTLFALEDLYGLRIKNLDGELCITLDKYNSPSFSTMFDMFSTWQKEYDKFKRGEITKDEYDDWRYNYPKIEAGQSKSSRNTKREAIKNE
- a CDS encoding AAA family ATPase, with the translated sequence MATKKEKPAVPVPSAPTDGEKPLSKNSEKSITEENFKNNPPEKNYEEMLRMMQQMNDPAYLHTVSMNELYENIYQSRPPIIGGLLYSGAYILAGAPKVGKSFLVAQLAYHISTGQALWNFEVHTGTVLYLALEDDYQRLQERMFRMFGVEGTDNLYFAVYAKQIGNGLDEQLEKFMREHPDTKLIIIDTLQKIREIGGEVYSYANDYDIVGQMKKFADRHCICLLLVHHTRKQPAGDNFERISGTTGLLGCADGAFLLQKENRTDLNATLDIVGRDQPDQRLYLQRDKERLIWMLDHAETEMLKEPPDRILDSLSRLVTAEKPEWFGSPTELVAALNLDIKPNVLTLRLNVKAGRLMQEYDIRYESSRTHSGRFIRLMLISPEACRS
- a CDS encoding DUF2971 domain-containing protein, giving the protein MNKYESLSVTDNINKDDHLYRYISLAQFISLIENQKLFLRKVKSWDDTWEAPDDQLPIIMDDGSERYAESLIVTSTVGQCWTYEKDSDAMWRIYSSNRQGIMIETDVDSFFEIDNLKRAVLAKVIYFNKSNYIEKRYEIANNKSYHYAGEMALKREAFKHENEVRLLVCLQGYRDIENWWDIPVVGFNINPNTFIKSITFDPRADEWFVDAMKKYCQSKGLICPIGKSTLYERNFYEEAKIVRQYKVVTETDKTKK
- a CDS encoding plasmid mobilization protein; the encoded protein is MSLKNKDNHNRWRNKTVAFRVSPEEDEQIEIAVKLTGLTKQDYITRRLLCKDVVVQGNPRVYKALRNQLSAVLDELQRIEAGAGMNDELLDTICWIATIMDGMKEETHGD
- the guaA gene encoding glutamine-hydrolyzing GMP synthase — protein: MAQELVLVLDFGGQYNQLIARRVREAHVYSEMISYKTPVEEIKARNPKGIIFSGGPASVNQEGAPVVDKAIYQLGIPIFGICYGMQLMTAQLGGKVIHPEASEYGKALLYVDQASGLWEGLEGERQCWMSHGDSVAELPEGFAIAAHTHHTPVAAMMDEKRHFYGVQFHPEVKHTPDGQTMLKHFLFDICGCHGDWTMESFIDAQVKAIREKVGERQVLCALSGGVDSSVAAVLVHKAIGDQLTCVFVDHGFMRKNEPEQVKKIFAEQFHLNLICVDAKERFMAKVGGVSDPETKRIGIGNEFIRLFEDEARKIGEIDFLVQGTLYPDIVESGTDTAETIKSHHNVGGLPEDMQFQLIEPLNMLFKDEVREVGAELGIPDEIVWRQPFPGPGLAIRILGEITVEKLDILREADAIIVEEIRNAGLYKEVWQSFAVLPTIKSVGVMGDGRTYEYPIVVRAVSSEDAMTADWARLPYDLLEKISTRIVNEVKGVNRIVYDITSKPPGTIEWE
- the hpt gene encoding hypoxanthine phosphoribosyltransferase, giving the protein MEEKIGKILLCREEIQKRVAELGEEITRDYKGKNLLVVAILKGAVPFMADLIREIKTPLKYDFMAVSSYGASTHSSGVVRIMKDLERSVEDVHILIVEDIIDTGLTLKYLKENLVARNPLSIKVATLLDKPDRRKADVVPEYNGFTIPDEFVVGYGLDFDEQYRNLPYVGILKPEAYLSEG